A stretch of the Conger conger chromosome 3, fConCon1.1, whole genome shotgun sequence genome encodes the following:
- the fkbp2 gene encoding peptidyl-prolyl cis-trans isomerase FKBP2 codes for MKIYVLLAVTFVSFAPFPVHGGDKKKLQIGIKKRVDNCPMKSRKGDVLHMHYTGKLEDGTEFDSSIPRNQPFTFTLGTGQVIKGWDQGLLGMCEGEKRKLVIPSELGYGDRGAPPKIPGGATLIFEVELLNIERRTDL; via the exons ATGAAGATATACGTCCTGTTGGCGGTAACCTTCGTGTCCTTTGCCCCTTTCCCGGTCCACGGCGGGGACAAGAAGAAGCTGCAAATTGGTATCAAGAAAAGGGTGGACAACTGCCCCATGAAGTCGCGCAAGGGCGACGTGCTTCACATGCACTATACC GGGAAGCTGGAGGACGGGACTGAGTTTGACAGCAGCATCCCCCGAAATCAGCCCTTCACCTTCACACTGGGGACTGGACAGGTCATCAAGGGCTGGGACCAGGGCCTGTTGGG AATGTGtgaaggagagaagaggaagttGGTGATTCCCTCTGAGCTCG GCTACGGAGACAGAGGGGCCCCACCCAAGATCCCTG GTGGAGCCACGCTCATATTTGAAGTGGAGCTACTGAACATCGAGAGAAGAACTGATTTGTAa